The Paenibacillus yonginensis genome segment ATTTTTCGGAAAATGAGATATGCCAGACCGAACGCAATGCCGTTCTGAACCACCATCTCAACAACAAAATAATAAAGGTTATGCCTGAGCGCCCGCCAAAACATCGTATGATAAGGCTCCTGGGTGAACAGGCGAATAAAGTTGTCAAAGTTGTTAAAGCGGCCCATCACGAGCCCCTTCCATTCGAAGAGACTGTAGGTAAAAGCCGCAAAAATAGGATAGACGATAAACAGGGTATAAAAGAGAATTGCAGGCACCGGAAATAAATGTATCAAATGTTTTTTCCATGTGCCGTTTCTCGGAGGGGTGCCGGCTGTTGGCGTATCTTCCACATTGTTCACCTCGCAGACCAAATGAGTTGCTCTTGTATTCCAAAATGATCCCATGACCAAAGCCGGATATTCTTGCTAACCTCTAAATATCCGGCCATTAGGATCAGGGTTTAAGACATTTGTCTAGAACGGTATCCTTTACTTAAACCAGGTATCTGCACTTTTCTGGACATCGGCGGCCACTTGCTCCGGCGTCATAGCATCCAGGAACATGCCCTGCAAATCCGTCTCCAAAGTGGATTTGGTCGTCGGGTTGCCCGAATTCAAATTAGTGACAGCGAAATAAGGTTGACCGTATTGGGAAGCCAGATCCGAGATGGCGTTCACCAGCTCGTCGTCTGTCGATACTCCTGGAATCGGAGAAGGAGACTTCGTGCTGCCGAGGATCATGCTTCCGTACTCTTTAGTTGTCATAAATTCCAGAACTTTGCGGGCAGCTTCTTTATTTTTGGAGTTCTTATTGATGGCGAAGCTGCCGTCCACCCAAGTGCTGACAGACGGCTCATCGCCCTCTTTCACCGGCGGCACTGCAAACGCACCAATCTTGATTTCCGGGTTCAGGGCCTGAATAGAAGCAATCTCGAAGTGCCCGTCGATGACCATACCAGCCTGCCCCGTGGCAAAGATCGTCCGGATATCCTCCATGCTGAGGCCCTCAAAGTTGGCTGGGAAATAAGGCTGCAGGCTCTTTAACGCCTGGATGGAGCTGATGTATTCCGGGCTGTTCAGCTTAGCTTCGCCTTTCAGGAATTTATCCACAAAGTCATGTCCATAAAACTGCGGAGCAATCGCACCGTGCATCAGGGACAATACCCAGCCTTCTTTGGAACCGAAAGCAAGCGGCGTTACATTGTTCGATTTGAGCGTATCCGCTAATTTGATGAATTCGTCCCACGTTTTAGGCTCCTGCAGATTGTATTTTGCAAAAATATCCTTATTGTAGAGTATTTGAGTAGAGCTTAGCATGTATGGTACACCATATTGTTTGCCATCAGATCCTTGGGCGGCCTTCAGTTGCTCGGGTGTAAAAACATCCAGCCCCTTCAGATCGTCTATCGGCTCAAGATAACCGGCATCAGCTATAGCGGTACCCGCAGCATAAGGGCGCAAATGGATGATATCGGCAGCCGTATCCGTACTCAGCGCTACATTAAGAGAAGTATTATATTCCGTAGCTTTTACCGGCTGGTAGTCAATCACGATTTCCGGCGCCGTTTTGTTCAGCTCTGCCTGGAGCTGTTTATAAAACTCCTGCTCGCTGGCTTCGGCCCTCCAGGACGTAATACTGACAGTGACTTTAGCATCCGGTGAAGCAGAGCCTCCGGTATTGGATGATGCCGAAGAACCGTTACTTGTATTATTTCCCCCGCATGCCGACAAAGCCACAGCGGTTGCAAGAGGTAGCAGGACAGTTGACATGAACTTGATTTTTTTCATTCCTATTCCTCCATTCCTTATTGGGTTTATCCTGATTCTTTAGCCAAATGATCCACGGCATCGGCCGCTGCATCATGAAATGTTTTTCTAAGCTCTGTTATATCCTGCTGTCTTCCAAAATGAACACGATTCGTCATAAGCACTGCAGCTAACCCACGCTGCGGATCCATATAAAGACTGGTTCCCGTAAATCCGGTATGTCCAAAAGAACGTTCAGAAAGCCGGCTTCCCGACACGTCATGACGATTTCCTTTGAGCACCCAGCCAAGCCCCCGGTTTGATGGATCCAAACCGTTTCCATGCCTCTTTTGCGCTTCGTCGATGGCAAAACGAGACAAAATCGGTTTTCCTTCAAACTGTGTTTGTTCAGGCTCAAGCCATAGCTGAGCGTACTGCAACAAATCAGAGCAGGTGGCAAACAATCCAGCATGGCCGCTGATCCCCCCTAAAGCCCGAGCGTTCTCATCATGTACGATGCCTGTCCAGAAATCGCCAAGCTCCTCACTCCATTCTGTCGAGGCAATTCGAAACCTTAAATCCGGGGATGGGCAAAAGCAGCTGTCTTTCATTTCAAGTGGAGAAAAAAGATACCTCCGGGCCGCTTCGTTCATAGTAGTACCAAAGAGTCTCTCTACGATTACTCCCAACAAAATGAACCCCAAGTCACTGTATACGGTTCCGTGACCGCCAAATTCGACTTTATTCCCCAGGAAATACAGAATATGCTCCAGTCTCCATGAGCTGCTGTGGAAATCCCACGTAGGCGGCAGTCCGGCCGTATGGCTTAGCAGCTGGCGTACCGTAATCAGGCTGCTATTCGGGCTGCTCAGCTCGGGAATATACAGGGAGGCCGGGTCATCCAAATCCAGCTTT includes the following:
- a CDS encoding ABC transporter substrate-binding protein; the protein is MKKIKFMSTVLLPLATAVALSACGGNNTSNGSSASSNTGGSASPDAKVTVSITSWRAEASEQEFYKQLQAELNKTAPEIVIDYQPVKATEYNTSLNVALSTDTAADIIHLRPYAAGTAIADAGYLEPIDDLKGLDVFTPEQLKAAQGSDGKQYGVPYMLSSTQILYNKDIFAKYNLQEPKTWDEFIKLADTLKSNNVTPLAFGSKEGWVLSLMHGAIAPQFYGHDFVDKFLKGEAKLNSPEYISSIQALKSLQPYFPANFEGLSMEDIRTIFATGQAGMVIDGHFEIASIQALNPEIKIGAFAVPPVKEGDEPSVSTWVDGSFAINKNSKNKEAARKVLEFMTTKEYGSMILGSTKSPSPIPGVSTDDELVNAISDLASQYGQPYFAVTNLNSGNPTTKSTLETDLQGMFLDAMTPEQVAADVQKSADTWFK
- a CDS encoding serine hydrolase domain-containing protein — its product is MNRFDAAVPYEEWDATGTAWGPDYRERLRDVWQPLRKAVQEGLIPGGVAGIRYKSVCLYYAVGLAEAGEKERQAGIHTLYDCASLTKVTVTLPLILKLWEQKKLDLDDPASLYIPELSSPNSSLITVRQLLSHTAGLPPTWDFHSSSWRLEHILYFLGNKVEFGGHGTVYSDLGFILLGVIVERLFGTTMNEAARRYLFSPLEMKDSCFCPSPDLRFRIASTEWSEELGDFWTGIVHDENARALGGISGHAGLFATCSDLLQYAQLWLEPEQTQFEGKPILSRFAIDEAQKRHGNGLDPSNRGLGWVLKGNRHDVSGSRLSERSFGHTGFTGTSLYMDPQRGLAAVLMTNRVHFGRQQDITELRKTFHDAAADAVDHLAKESG